The following proteins are co-located in the Onychomys torridus chromosome 6, mOncTor1.1, whole genome shotgun sequence genome:
- the LOC118586213 gene encoding olfactory receptor 5V1-like, whose translation MDSMKGYDSIEMSNQTQVTEFIFLGFSNHSSLQGIFFLIFLAIYLTTLLGNMLIMLATKISPALHTPMYYFLSNLSFLDICYTSTTIPVMLVNFFREKKTISYEGCLSQIFFFVTCAGTECVLLAAMAYDRYVAICRPLQYPVLMSVKVCVCLVAGSWLCGLVNSVTHTALAATLTLCGPNQISHFLCDIPLLLKLSCSDTSVNESVLHVASATIGLSPCLFTAGSYTLIISAILRIPSAQGRRKTFSTCASHLTVVVIFYGTANFNYDRPREGYSLDMDILVSVLFCVVTPMLNPIIYSLRNKEVKGALRKLAGVCAFPGNSNV comes from the exons ATGGACTCCATGAAGGG CTATGACTCCATTGAAATGAGCAATCAAACACAAGTCACAGAATTCATCTTCCTTGGATTTTCCAACCACTCCAGTCTACAAGGCATCTTCTTCCTGATCTTCCTGGCCATTTACCTGACAACTCTCTTGGGGAACATGCTCATAATGTTGGCCACCAAGATCAGCCCTGCTCTCCACACTCCAATGTACTATTTCCTCAGCAACCTGAGCTTCTTGGACATCTGCTACACGTCCACCACCATTCCGGTCATGCTGGTGAATTTCTTCAGGGAGAAGAAGACCATTTCCTATGAGGGCTGCCTCTCCCAGATCTTCTTCTTTGTGACATGTGCTGGCACTGAATGTGTCTTGTTGGCTGCTATGgcttatgaccgctatgtggccatttgCCGCCCTCTTCAGTATCCTGTTCTCATGAGTGTGAAGGTCTGTGTCTGCTTGGTGGCTGGGTcctggctgtgtggcttggtGAATTCTGTGACTCACACAGCACTGGCAGCTACACTCACCCTGTGTGGACCCAATCAGATTAGccactttctctgtgacatccCACTGCTCCTAAAGCTCTCTTGCTCAGACACCTCTGTCAATGAGTCTGTGCTCCACGTGGCCAGTGCCACTATTGGCCTGAGCCCCTGCCTGTTCACTGCAGGCTCCTACACGCTCATCATCTCTGCCATCCTTAGGATTCCCTCTGCTCAGGGCAGGAGAAAGACCTTCTCCACCTGTGCTTCCCACCTCACTGTGGTGGTGATCTTTTACGGAACAGCCAACTTCAACTATGACAGACCCAGGGAAGGCTACTCCCTGGACATGGATATCCTGGTGTCTGTGCTCTTCTGTGTTGTGACCCCCATGTTGAACCCCATCATCTACAGCCTGAGAAACAAGGAGGTCAAGGGTGCCTTGAGGAAGTTGGCTGGAGTGTGTGCGTTCCCTGGCAATAGCAATGTCTAG